Proteins encoded within one genomic window of Bradyrhizobium sp. 186:
- a CDS encoding SUMF1/EgtB/PvdO family nonheme iron enzyme, whose translation MGEIRNFRSGNHDEQPPHGAMPRRLAAIIVGDIASYSRLMQHDEEGTHVRVKRIERDLIEPSIVEHHGSLVKTTGDGFIAIFDSPVEAVRCSIVIQQNLIGRNASLPKDTRIEYRIGVNLGDVIVEPDDVYGDGVNIATRIEGIAEPGQVYISGAIYEQIKHKVVCGYESLGDRKVKNITDPVRIYRVLPDADAVGRTRGRRENTLIFLLGITLLVIAAGVLWYLLAQTPGRMSEQAVTPTPSPSVSPIPQPPPREAATQTPQPSPSVASSPSPSAPPPGQSATPVREPELIAIRGGSFAMGSNDDPTERPVHQVTIKPFSIGKYPVTVQEWNECAAAKACGFTATGKDDAPVTNVSWTDAQQYAGYLAKATKKPYRLPSEAEWEYAARGGTQTKYWWGDKIQPGMAGCKDCGDAVAEQPAKVGSFKPNPFGLYDMGGGVDQWVDDCWHKTYQGAPVDGSAWSSGDCGAHVLRSGSWKNDLRYVRPSNRDGYDTNVRYPTHGFRVALSP comes from the coding sequence ATGGGCGAAATTCGCAACTTCAGATCCGGAAATCACGACGAGCAGCCCCCGCACGGCGCAATGCCTCGTCGTCTCGCAGCGATCATTGTCGGTGACATCGCTTCCTATAGTCGCTTGATGCAGCACGACGAGGAGGGAACGCATGTTCGCGTCAAGCGGATCGAGCGCGATCTCATCGAGCCCAGTATCGTCGAGCACCATGGCAGCCTGGTGAAGACGACGGGCGATGGTTTCATTGCCATTTTCGATAGCCCCGTCGAGGCCGTGCGATGCAGCATCGTCATTCAACAGAACCTCATCGGCCGCAACGCCTCGCTTCCGAAGGATACCAGGATCGAATACCGGATTGGCGTCAATCTCGGTGATGTCATCGTGGAGCCGGACGATGTCTACGGCGACGGCGTCAACATCGCCACGCGCATCGAGGGCATCGCCGAGCCTGGTCAGGTCTACATCTCGGGCGCCATCTACGAGCAGATCAAGCACAAGGTGGTGTGCGGTTACGAGTCGCTCGGCGACCGGAAGGTCAAGAACATCACGGATCCCGTGCGCATCTATCGCGTGCTGCCGGACGCCGATGCGGTCGGCAGGACGCGAGGCCGGCGTGAGAATACCCTTATCTTCCTGTTGGGCATCACGCTGCTGGTCATTGCCGCCGGCGTACTCTGGTACCTGCTGGCCCAGACGCCCGGCAGGATGAGCGAGCAGGCGGTCACGCCGACCCCTTCTCCCAGCGTGTCACCGATCCCGCAGCCTCCGCCGCGCGAAGCGGCGACACAGACGCCGCAACCGTCTCCCTCGGTGGCCTCGTCACCCTCGCCGTCCGCCCCGCCGCCTGGCCAATCGGCGACGCCGGTCCGAGAACCCGAATTGATCGCCATTCGCGGCGGCAGCTTCGCGATGGGAAGCAATGATGATCCGACCGAACGACCTGTCCACCAGGTCACGATCAAGCCGTTCTCGATCGGCAAATATCCGGTGACCGTGCAGGAATGGAACGAATGCGCAGCCGCAAAGGCGTGCGGCTTCACCGCCACCGGCAAGGACGATGCGCCGGTCACCAATGTAAGCTGGACCGACGCTCAGCAATATGCCGGCTATCTCGCGAAGGCGACCAAGAAGCCTTACCGGCTTCCGAGCGAAGCCGAATGGGAATATGCGGCGCGCGGCGGAACGCAGACCAAATATTGGTGGGGAGACAAGATCCAGCCGGGCATGGCCGGGTGCAAGGACTGCGGCGACGCCGTGGCCGAGCAGCCGGCGAAAGTCGGCAGCTTCAAGCCCAATCCATTCGGGCTTTACGACATGGGCGGCGGCGTCGATCAGTGGGTCGACGACTGTTGGCACAAGACCTATCAGGGCGCACCCGTTGACGGCTCGGCATGGAGCAGCGGGGACTGCGGCGCTCATGTCCTGCGCTCTGGCTCCTGGAAGAACGACTTGAGATATGTGCGGCCGTCCAACCGCGATGGCTACGACACCAATGTTCGTTATCCGACGCATGGATTCCGTGTCGCGCTAAGTCCTTAA
- the pqqC gene encoding pyrroloquinoline-quinone synthase PqqC, with amino-acid sequence MNAASLTGMTALSVGKDIRLNSADELEATLRHIGATRYHSLHPFHKLLHGGKLNKGQVQAWALNRYYYQSTIPIKDAVVISRFRDRATRLEWRHRIEDHDGDVGSEGGIERWLKLTEGLGLDTAYVESTEGILPATRFAVEAYVHYCREKSPLEAIASSLTELFAPNLHEERISGMLEHYDFVNPDIMSYFKRRLAQAPRDAGFALDYVKSHARTPEERAAVCNALIFKTNVLWVQLDALYHAYVEGHIPPGAFVPKAS; translated from the coding sequence GTGAATGCCGCGTCACTGACAGGAATGACCGCGCTCTCGGTCGGCAAGGACATCCGGCTCAACTCGGCCGATGAGCTCGAGGCGACGCTGCGCCACATCGGTGCGACGCGCTACCACAGCCTGCATCCGTTCCATAAGCTGCTGCACGGCGGCAAACTGAACAAGGGCCAGGTGCAGGCCTGGGCGCTGAACCGCTACTATTACCAGAGCACAATCCCGATCAAGGACGCGGTGGTGATCTCGCGGTTCCGCGACCGCGCCACGCGGCTGGAATGGCGCCACCGCATCGAGGACCATGACGGCGATGTCGGCAGCGAAGGCGGCATCGAGCGCTGGCTCAAGCTGACCGAGGGCCTCGGCCTCGACACCGCCTATGTGGAATCGACCGAAGGCATTTTGCCAGCGACGCGCTTCGCGGTGGAGGCCTATGTGCATTACTGCCGCGAAAAAAGCCCGCTGGAGGCGATCGCCTCCTCGCTCACCGAATTGTTCGCGCCGAACCTGCACGAGGAGCGCATCTCCGGCATGCTGGAGCACTACGACTTCGTCAACCCTGACATCATGAGCTACTTCAAGCGGCGCCTGGCGCAAGCACCGCGCGATGCCGGTTTTGCACTCGACTACGTCAAGTCGCATGCCAGGACGCCGGAGGAGCGCGCGGCCGTCTGCAATGCGCTGATCTTCAAGACCAACGTGCTCTGGGTGCAGCTCGACGCGCTCTATCACGCCTATGTCGAGGGCCACATTCCGCCGGGCGCTTTCGTGCCCAAGGCCAGCTAG
- a CDS encoding FAD-dependent oxidoreductase yields the protein MKPTDIAAPDYFHKVVDCQWACPAHTPVPEYIRLIAQGRYSDAYMINWKSNVFPGILGRTCDRPCEPACRRGRVEETPVAICRLKRVAADFKDDIKQRLPRPSPKNGKRVALVGGGPASLTVARDLVPLGYHCTVFDADPEAGGMMRTQIPKFRLPNSVIDEETGYILNLGVDFKGGHRIESMNSLLAEKYDAIFVGSGAPRGRELDIPGRKEAAANVHIGIDWLSSVSFGHTDKIGKRVIVLGGGNTAMDCCRTARRLGGEDVKVIVRSGFEEMKASPWEKEDAIHEDIPILNFLVPVAFIHDNGKLTGITFQKVKAEYEAKGRRNLVPSGEPDQTIECDDVLVAVGQENAFPWIEQDCGIEFDKWNMPKVDPKTFVSTNPKVFFGGDAAFGPKNIIWAVAQGHDAALSIHRLLSGEDISERPLPDVQISSQKMGIHEWSYDNDISADKRFKVPHRDKVIALKDIRTEVELGYDVKLALGEAHRCLNCDVQTVFSTSLCIECDACVDICPMDCITFTDNGEESDLRHRLKAPSPHPDQDLYVSSDLKTGRVMVKDEDVCLHCGLCAERCPTGAWDMQKYLIEMTHAGSACPTKSRSAA from the coding sequence ATGAAACCGACCGATATCGCGGCCCCCGACTACTTTCACAAAGTGGTCGATTGCCAATGGGCCTGTCCTGCGCACACCCCGGTTCCCGAATACATCCGACTGATCGCCCAAGGCCGCTACAGCGACGCCTACATGATCAATTGGAAATCGAACGTGTTTCCCGGAATCCTGGGGCGCACGTGCGATCGTCCATGCGAGCCGGCGTGCCGGCGCGGACGAGTGGAAGAAACTCCGGTTGCGATCTGCCGCCTGAAGCGCGTCGCGGCCGACTTCAAGGACGACATCAAGCAGCGCCTGCCGCGGCCCTCGCCGAAGAACGGCAAGCGCGTTGCGCTGGTCGGCGGCGGCCCCGCCTCGTTGACGGTGGCGCGCGATCTGGTGCCGCTCGGCTATCACTGTACCGTGTTCGACGCCGATCCAGAAGCCGGCGGCATGATGCGGACGCAAATCCCGAAATTCCGCCTGCCGAATTCGGTGATCGACGAGGAGACCGGCTACATCCTCAACCTCGGCGTCGACTTCAAGGGCGGCCATCGCATCGAGAGCATGAATTCGCTGCTCGCGGAGAAGTATGACGCCATCTTCGTCGGCTCCGGCGCGCCGCGCGGCCGCGAGCTCGACATTCCTGGACGCAAGGAGGCCGCCGCCAACGTTCACATCGGCATCGATTGGCTGTCCTCCGTCTCGTTCGGCCACACCGACAAGATCGGCAAGCGCGTGATCGTGCTCGGCGGCGGCAACACCGCGATGGATTGCTGCCGCACGGCGCGCAGGCTCGGCGGTGAAGACGTCAAGGTGATCGTGCGTTCCGGCTTCGAGGAGATGAAGGCATCGCCCTGGGAGAAGGAAGACGCGATCCACGAGGACATTCCGATCCTCAACTTCCTCGTCCCCGTCGCCTTCATCCACGACAACGGCAAGCTCACTGGCATCACCTTCCAGAAGGTAAAAGCCGAATACGAGGCCAAGGGCCGCCGCAACCTGGTGCCCTCGGGCGAACCCGACCAGACCATCGAATGCGACGACGTGCTGGTCGCGGTCGGCCAGGAAAACGCCTTCCCCTGGATCGAGCAGGACTGCGGCATCGAGTTCGACAAGTGGAATATGCCGAAGGTCGATCCGAAGACGTTCGTCTCGACCAATCCAAAGGTGTTTTTCGGCGGCGACGCCGCCTTCGGCCCGAAGAACATCATCTGGGCGGTGGCGCAAGGCCATGACGCCGCGCTGTCCATCCACCGGCTGCTCTCCGGCGAGGATATCAGCGAACGGCCGCTGCCGGACGTGCAAATCTCCTCGCAGAAGATGGGCATCCACGAATGGAGCTATGACAACGACATCTCCGCCGACAAGCGCTTCAAGGTGCCGCATCGCGACAAGGTGATCGCGCTAAAGGACATCCGCACCGAGGTCGAGCTCGGCTACGACGTCAAGCTCGCGCTCGGCGAAGCCCATCGCTGCCTGAACTGCGACGTACAGACCGTGTTCTCGACCTCGCTCTGCATCGAGTGCGATGCCTGCGTCGACATCTGTCCGATGGACTGCATCACCTTCACTGACAATGGCGAAGAGAGCGACCTGCGGCACCGCCTGAAGGCACCCTCGCCCCATCCCGACCAGGATCTCTACGTCTCCAGCGATCTCAAGACCGGGCGCGTGATGGTGAAGGACGAGGACGTTTGCCTGCATTGCGGGCTGTGCGCCGAGCGTTGTCCCACTGGAGCCTGGGACATGCAGAAGTATTTAATCGAGATGACTCACGCAGGTTCAGCATGTCCGACAAAAAGCCGATCAGCAGCGTAA
- a CDS encoding 2-oxoacid:ferredoxin oxidoreductase subunit beta, whose protein sequence is MTYIAKPKFHHPGLKKNDLGYTHRDYEGKISTLCAGCGHDSITASIIEACYELSIEPHRVAKISGIGCSSKTPDYFLGNSHGFNSVHGRMPSVLTGANLANRDLIYLGVSGDGDSASIGFGQFAHSIRRGVNMTYIVENNGVYGLTKGQFSATADRGSKSKKGVTNTDNAIDLVAIALQLGATFVARSFSGDKSQLVPLIAAAIGHKGASFIDVISPCIAFNNHAGSTKSFDYVREHNDAVNRLDVLVGRDPIAVDYAPGTVQMVEQHDGSKIALRKIDADYDPHDRLGAMTFLQKHAAKGQIVTGLLYVDPDAEDLHEHLNTVETPLNTLEADTLCPGSAVLDKINASLR, encoded by the coding sequence ATGACCTACATTGCAAAGCCGAAATTCCATCATCCGGGACTGAAGAAGAACGACCTCGGCTATACGCATCGCGACTACGAGGGCAAGATCTCGACGCTGTGCGCCGGCTGCGGCCACGATTCGATCACGGCCTCGATCATCGAAGCCTGCTATGAGCTCTCGATCGAACCGCACCGGGTGGCGAAGATCTCCGGCATCGGCTGCTCGTCGAAGACGCCGGACTATTTCCTCGGCAATTCGCACGGCTTCAACTCCGTTCACGGCCGCATGCCGTCGGTGCTCACCGGCGCCAATCTCGCCAACCGCGACCTGATCTATCTCGGCGTCTCCGGCGACGGCGATTCCGCTTCGATCGGCTTCGGCCAGTTCGCGCATTCGATCCGGCGCGGCGTCAACATGACCTATATCGTCGAGAACAACGGCGTCTACGGCCTGACCAAGGGCCAGTTCTCGGCGACCGCCGACCGCGGCTCGAAGTCGAAAAAGGGCGTCACCAACACCGACAACGCGATCGATCTCGTCGCGATCGCGCTGCAGTTAGGCGCGACCTTCGTCGCGCGTTCGTTCTCTGGAGACAAGAGCCAGCTTGTGCCACTGATCGCGGCCGCGATCGGTCACAAGGGTGCGTCCTTCATCGACGTCATCAGCCCTTGCATCGCCTTCAACAATCACGCCGGCTCGACCAAGAGCTTCGACTATGTTCGCGAGCACAATGACGCGGTGAACCGGCTCGACGTGCTGGTCGGCCGCGATCCGATCGCCGTCGATTATGCGCCGGGCACGGTGCAAATGGTCGAACAGCACGACGGCAGCAAGATCGCGCTGCGCAAGATCGACGCGGACTACGATCCGCATGACCGTCTCGGCGCCATGACCTTTCTGCAGAAGCACGCCGCCAAGGGGCAGATCGTCACCGGCCTGCTCTATGTCGACCCTGACGCCGAAGACCTGCACGAGCATCTCAACACGGTCGAGACGCCGCTGAACACACTGGAAGCCGACACGCTGTGCCCGGGCTCGGCGGTGCTGGACAAGATCAACGCCAGTCTGCGCTGA
- the pqqD gene encoding pyrroloquinoline quinone biosynthesis peptide chaperone PqqD: protein MAGSRHISVSETSRPVLPRHAKLKYDETRKVWVILAPERVLAPDEIAVEVLQLCNSERSVGAIAEQLAAKYAAPREAILADVIVMLQDLADKGFLTEAREKTP, encoded by the coding sequence ATGGCCGGGTCGCGTCATATCAGCGTCAGCGAGACAAGCCGGCCGGTGCTGCCGCGGCATGCCAAGCTGAAATACGACGAGACGCGAAAGGTCTGGGTGATCCTGGCGCCAGAGCGGGTGCTGGCGCCGGACGAGATCGCGGTCGAGGTCTTGCAGCTCTGCAACAGCGAGCGCAGCGTCGGTGCCATCGCCGAACAACTGGCCGCGAAATACGCCGCCCCGCGCGAGGCGATCCTGGCCGACGTCATCGTCATGCTTCAGGATCTCGCCGACAAGGGGTTTCTCACGGAAGCCCGGGAGAAGACACCATGA
- the pqqE gene encoding pyrroloquinoline quinone biosynthesis protein PqqE gives MSDLLGNPTIPPDASDSLAVLEKQRSTAETFGIPLAVLLEITHRCPLQCPYCSNPVELDRSGKELTTEEWKKVLSELAEIGVLQVHFSGGEPTARKDLVELVKHASDVGLYTNLITSAVLLTRDKLGALADAGLCHVQISFQGTEEGLSDRVAGYKGAHHKKLEVAKWTRELDLPLTVNAVMHRQNLHQLPDIIQMSIDLDADRLEVANVQYYGWALKNRAALIPTVAQLDETTRIVEEAREQLKGTLAIDYVVPDYYALRPKKCMGGWGRQFFNISPAGKVLPCHAAESITGLDFESVRSNHSIAWIWQNSDAFNRYRGTGWMKEPCKSCEFREIDFGGCRCQAFALTGDAANTDPACALSPLHETIFKQAEREAEGETNRFLYRNFAGGTLESENDA, from the coding sequence ATGAGCGATTTGCTCGGCAATCCGACCATCCCGCCTGATGCCAGTGACAGCCTTGCGGTGCTGGAGAAGCAGCGCTCGACGGCGGAGACCTTTGGCATTCCGCTCGCCGTGCTGCTCGAGATCACCCATCGCTGCCCGCTGCAATGCCCCTACTGCTCCAACCCGGTCGAGCTCGACCGCTCCGGCAAGGAGCTGACGACCGAGGAATGGAAGAAGGTCTTGAGCGAGCTCGCCGAGATCGGCGTGCTCCAGGTCCACTTCTCCGGCGGCGAGCCGACCGCGCGCAAGGATCTCGTCGAGCTGGTCAAGCATGCCAGCGACGTCGGCCTCTACACCAATTTGATCACCTCGGCCGTGCTGCTGACACGCGACAAGCTCGGAGCGCTCGCGGATGCCGGGCTCTGCCACGTGCAGATCAGTTTTCAGGGTACCGAAGAAGGTCTCTCCGACCGCGTCGCCGGCTACAAGGGCGCGCATCACAAGAAGCTCGAAGTCGCGAAGTGGACGCGCGAGCTCGACCTACCGCTCACCGTCAACGCGGTCATGCATCGCCAGAACCTGCACCAGCTCCCCGACATCATCCAGATGTCGATCGATCTCGACGCCGACCGGCTCGAGGTCGCCAATGTGCAATATTACGGCTGGGCGCTGAAGAACCGCGCCGCGCTGATACCGACCGTGGCGCAGCTCGACGAGACCACGCGGATCGTCGAAGAGGCCCGCGAGCAGCTCAAGGGTACGCTCGCGATCGACTATGTCGTCCCGGATTACTATGCGCTACGGCCGAAGAAATGCATGGGCGGCTGGGGCCGGCAGTTCTTCAACATCTCGCCGGCCGGCAAGGTGCTGCCCTGCCATGCCGCGGAGAGCATCACCGGGCTCGATTTCGAATCGGTGCGCTCCAATCACTCGATCGCCTGGATCTGGCAGAACTCGGACGCCTTCAACCGCTATCGCGGCACCGGCTGGATGAAGGAGCCGTGCAAGAGCTGCGAATTCCGCGAGATCGATTTCGGCGGCTGCCGCTGTCAGGCCTTTGCGCTGACCGGCGATGCCGCCAACACCGATCCGGCCTGTGCGCTGTCACCGCTGCATGAGACCATCTTCAAGCAGGCCGAGCGCGAGGCCGAGGGCGAGACCAACCGCTTCCTCTACCGCAACTTCGCCGGAGGCACGTTGGAATCCGAGAATGATGCCTGA
- the pip gene encoding prolyl aminopeptidase — protein MMPDADAANSVKRADPFAPLTSEMLDVGDGHELYVESVGRADGIPAAYLHGGPGSGCQPDHRRLFDPDRFHAVLFDQRGCGRSRPKGSREHNTTAHLIADMEKIREKFGFERWIVVGGSWGATLALAYAEAHPERVSGIALRATFLGTRAEVETAFTSRLAQFYPALHADFLSVLPPEERDRPIESYWRRILDTDPAVHGPASRAWHDTERALSEHKPARTRLDLASLNVWRTLPATPFMEAHYFVNDSFMTESQLLRNAGRLAGIPGIIIQGRYDLLCPPETSQALAKVWPGSEIRIVEEAGHSLYDAGVRDAVMKSIADLASKTAR, from the coding sequence ATGATGCCTGACGCCGACGCGGCCAATTCAGTCAAGCGCGCCGATCCCTTCGCGCCGCTGACCTCCGAGATGCTCGACGTCGGCGACGGCCACGAGCTCTATGTCGAAAGCGTCGGCCGTGCCGATGGCATCCCCGCCGCCTATCTGCATGGCGGGCCCGGCAGCGGCTGCCAGCCCGACCATCGCCGGCTTTTTGATCCTGACCGTTTCCATGCCGTGCTGTTCGACCAGCGCGGTTGCGGCCGCAGCCGGCCCAAGGGATCGCGCGAGCACAATACGACAGCGCATCTGATCGCGGACATGGAGAAGATCCGCGAAAAATTCGGCTTCGAACGCTGGATCGTGGTCGGCGGCTCCTGGGGCGCGACGCTGGCGCTGGCTTATGCCGAGGCGCATCCCGAGCGGGTCTCCGGCATCGCGCTGCGCGCGACCTTCTTGGGCACGCGGGCCGAGGTCGAAACAGCGTTCACCTCGCGCCTGGCGCAGTTCTATCCGGCGCTTCACGCTGATTTTCTGAGCGTGCTGCCGCCTGAGGAGCGAGACCGGCCGATTGAATCCTATTGGCGCCGCATCCTCGATACCGATCCCGCCGTGCATGGACCGGCGTCGCGGGCGTGGCACGACACCGAGCGTGCGCTCTCCGAGCACAAGCCGGCGCGGACACGGCTGGACCTGGCCTCGCTGAACGTGTGGCGCACATTGCCCGCGACCCCGTTCATGGAAGCGCATTATTTCGTCAACGACAGCTTCATGACCGAAAGCCAGTTGTTGCGGAACGCCGGTCGGCTTGCCGGCATTCCCGGCATCATCATCCAGGGCCGCTATGATCTGTTGTGCCCGCCTGAGACATCTCAGGCGCTCGCGAAAGTCTGGCCGGGTTCCGAGATTCGCATCGTGGAAGAAGCCGGACATTCGCTCTATGATGCCGGCGTGAGGGACGCAGTCATGAAGTCGATCGCGGACCTCGCTTCGAAGACGGCGCGATAA
- a CDS encoding DUF4286 family protein, with amino-acid sequence MPLAGKGMLLTSMNIDAADEADFNRWYDREHLEERVAIEGFLEARRYVAHAANPKYLSLYSTATLDVLDSLAYRARLASPTDWSRQTMAHFKNMLRVVARITISNGAGRGAALGVVRLRPTPDNAGAWRDALQEKLAPEKLDGIISMHLLESEPELSGATADIPAVRNEGARDWFVLIDGTHVGKVSAVIAERFTGPAASPFPLPVSVGTYSLMWDLAKSDVARS; translated from the coding sequence ATGCCGCTCGCCGGGAAAGGCATGTTGCTGACGTCGATGAATATCGACGCAGCCGATGAAGCCGATTTCAACCGCTGGTACGATCGCGAGCATCTGGAAGAGCGCGTCGCGATCGAGGGGTTTCTGGAGGCGCGGCGCTATGTCGCGCACGCCGCCAATCCCAAATATCTCAGCCTCTATTCGACCGCGACGCTCGACGTGCTCGACAGCCTCGCCTACCGGGCGCGGCTCGCGAGCCCAACCGACTGGTCGCGGCAGACCATGGCGCATTTCAAGAACATGCTCCGCGTGGTCGCGCGCATCACCATCAGCAACGGCGCCGGACGAGGGGCTGCGCTCGGCGTGGTGCGGCTGCGCCCGACACCCGACAATGCGGGAGCATGGCGTGATGCACTGCAAGAAAAGCTGGCGCCGGAGAAGCTTGACGGCATCATCTCCATGCATCTCCTGGAGAGCGAACCGGAGCTCTCGGGCGCAACGGCGGACATTCCGGCGGTGCGCAACGAAGGCGCCCGCGACTGGTTCGTGCTGATCGACGGCACCCATGTCGGCAAGGTCTCGGCTGTCATCGCCGAGCGCTTCACCGGCCCTGCGGCGTCGCCCTTCCCGCTTCCGGTCTCGGTCGGCACCTATTCGCTGATGTGGGATCTCGCGAAGAGCGATGTCGCGCGCAGCTAA
- a CDS encoding 2-oxoacid:acceptor oxidoreductase subunit alpha translates to MSDKKPISSVNDFVVRFANVNGSGSASANEMLARAILRHGVPVSPRNIFPSNIQGLPTWYEVRVTEDGHLGARGGVDMMVAMNPQTWDKDIAGIEPGGYLFYDSTKPMPSTKFRDDITVIGVPLTAITNSTYTDPRQRQLFKNIIYLGSLSALLDMDPKLIEQLIGEQYKGKEKLLSSNVHALHLGRDWALQNLKCPTGLRVKKSDKVGDRIFIEGNSAAALGAVYGGATVCAWYPITPSSSVAEAFTSHCNKYRHDPATGKAKYAIVQGEDELASIGIVIGASWNGARAFTATSGPGISLMTEFIGLSYFAEIPAVIMNIQRAGPSTGMPTRTQQCDIIACAYASHGDTKHVLLFPEDPAEAFEFAAAAFDLAERLQTTIFLMLDLDIGMNHRLCRPLKWDDAKQYDRGKVMTAEMLEEGRDFGRYLDVDGDGIPYRTYPGVHPTKGSYFTRGTSRDRYARYSEEGSVYADNMQRLMRKFETAQDLVPRPLQANAERPTKYGVIYFGSTTPAMDEAIGLLETRGHQLDRLRIRAFPFHSSVASFLAEHDFVYVVEQNRDSQLRQLIVNENGIDPVRLVPIVHYDGSPITARFIAKAIGDHQDHLKVTPLRKAVS, encoded by the coding sequence ATGTCCGACAAAAAGCCGATCAGCAGCGTAAACGACTTCGTCGTCCGTTTCGCCAACGTCAACGGCTCGGGCTCGGCCAGCGCCAACGAGATGCTCGCGCGCGCGATCCTGCGTCATGGCGTTCCGGTTAGCCCACGCAACATCTTCCCCTCGAACATCCAGGGTCTGCCGACTTGGTACGAGGTGCGGGTGACGGAAGACGGCCATCTCGGCGCCCGCGGCGGCGTCGACATGATGGTGGCGATGAACCCGCAGACCTGGGACAAGGACATCGCCGGCATCGAGCCCGGCGGCTATCTGTTCTACGATTCCACCAAGCCAATGCCGTCGACCAAATTCCGCGACGACATCACCGTGATCGGCGTTCCCCTCACCGCGATCACCAACTCGACCTATACCGATCCGCGCCAGCGCCAACTGTTCAAGAACATCATCTATTTAGGCAGCCTCTCGGCGCTGCTCGACATGGATCCGAAGCTGATCGAGCAGTTGATCGGCGAGCAGTACAAGGGCAAGGAAAAGCTGCTCTCCTCCAATGTTCACGCGCTGCATCTCGGGCGCGACTGGGCGCTGCAAAACCTGAAATGCCCGACCGGGCTGCGCGTCAAGAAGTCCGACAAGGTCGGCGACCGCATCTTCATCGAGGGCAACAGCGCGGCGGCGCTGGGCGCCGTCTATGGCGGTGCGACGGTGTGCGCCTGGTATCCGATCACGCCGTCCTCGTCGGTCGCGGAAGCCTTCACCAGCCACTGCAACAAGTACCGACACGATCCCGCGACCGGAAAGGCGAAATACGCGATCGTGCAGGGCGAGGACGAGCTCGCCTCGATCGGCATCGTGATCGGCGCCTCCTGGAACGGCGCCCGCGCCTTCACCGCGACCTCCGGTCCCGGCATCTCGCTGATGACGGAGTTCATCGGCCTGTCGTATTTTGCCGAGATTCCGGCCGTGATCATGAACATCCAGCGCGCCGGCCCCTCTACGGGCATGCCGACCCGCACCCAGCAATGCGACATCATCGCCTGCGCTTATGCATCGCATGGCGACACCAAGCATGTGCTGCTGTTTCCCGAGGATCCCGCGGAAGCCTTCGAGTTCGCGGCGGCCGCCTTCGATCTCGCCGAGCGGCTCCAGACCACGATCTTCCTGATGCTCGACCTCGACATCGGCATGAATCACCGGCTCTGCCGTCCCCTGAAGTGGGACGACGCAAAGCAGTACGACCGCGGCAAGGTGATGACGGCGGAGATGCTGGAGGAAGGCCGCGACTTCGGGCGCTATCTTGATGTCGACGGCGACGGCATCCCCTACCGCACCTATCCCGGCGTGCATCCGACCAAGGGCTCGTACTTCACCCGCGGCACATCGCGCGACCGCTATGCGCGCTATTCCGAAGAAGGCTCGGTTTATGCGGACAACATGCAACGTCTCATGCGCAAGTTCGAGACCGCGCAGGATCTGGTGCCGCGGCCGCTCCAGGCCAATGCGGAACGGCCGACCAAATATGGCGTGATCTATTTCGGCTCGACCACGCCCGCGATGGACGAGGCGATCGGACTTTTGGAGACACGGGGCCATCAGCTCGACCGCCTGCGCATCCGCGCTTTCCCGTTCCACTCGAGCGTGGCGAGCTTCCTCGCCGAGCACGACTTCGTCTACGTGGTCGAGCAGAACCGCGACAGCCAGCTCCGTCAACTCATCGTCAACGAGAACGGCATCGACCCGGTGCGCCTCGTACCGATCGTGCATTACGACGGTTCGCCGATTACCGCCCGCTTCATCGCAAAAGCCATTGGCGACCACCAGGATCACCTCAAGGTGACCCCGCTCCGCAAGGCCGTATCATGA
- a CDS encoding DUF4399 domain-containing protein, whose protein sequence is MQILRCAALSVALALLPGVAHPQGKTAPKDAKVYFITPYDGQKLRGGFWVRFGLRNMGVTHAGDEYHNAGHHHLLVDVNDPIDPKEPIPQDKSHLHFGAGQTETFLELPPGTHTLQLVLGDAKHYPFEPPVVSEKINLRVRQPPPQRGK, encoded by the coding sequence ATGCAAATCCTTCGCTGCGCCGCCTTGTCGGTGGCGCTCGCATTGCTCCCAGGCGTCGCCCATCCGCAGGGCAAGACGGCTCCCAAGGACGCAAAGGTTTACTTCATCACCCCGTATGACGGGCAGAAGTTGCGCGGCGGATTCTGGGTCCGGTTCGGCTTGCGCAACATGGGCGTGACGCATGCCGGCGACGAGTACCACAACGCCGGTCATCATCATCTGTTGGTCGACGTCAACGACCCCATAGATCCGAAGGAGCCGATCCCGCAAGACAAGTCGCATCTGCATTTCGGGGCAGGGCAGACCGAAACGTTTCTGGAGCTTCCGCCCGGGACCCACACCCTTCAACTGGTGCTGGGCGATGCCAAGCATTATCCGTTCGAGCCGCCTGTCGTGTCGGAGAAGATCAACTTGCGCGTCAGGCAGCCGCCACCTCAACGCGGCAAATGA